The Magnolia sinica isolate HGM2019 chromosome 9, MsV1, whole genome shotgun sequence sequence ACATAGCCTGATGGAGagagtggatgttacatatataaCATTATGGCCCCACATAGGTTTAAGAGTCACATGTGTAAATTATGGGAGTCACTCATCAAAGTAGTCACAATAGGGATGGGATGCACTTCCACACACAACACGACACATATACATGCATGACTTTGACAGTTGCCATTAGATGTGTGCCAACATGCTTTAATTTCCAACTGCTCTTGGAATTCCTAACACAACAATCTCACAAGGTCAAGCCAGCCATGACCATCAGCAGGTCAAGTATCGTGGAACCGTTTATTTATGCAAAGGAGTCCGTgcactatttattattatttttattatttttattatttttaattttttaaccattgaCTACCCGAATTTCTTAATTTCTTACCAACTTTATAAATTATAGTTAGCAAACAGTACAAGCTACAAAATAAGATGACAAAGTGTCGCACAATTACCTTCTCTCGTGTGGCAATGGATTATAAGATGGGTTAGAAATTGATCCGGATGGCTTACAATTAACTAATAGCTTTgaaagatacacatcatggtgttcctacacacaaaccaatggtttgcatcccatccctattgtttcctttgatgtgaccaaCTTTGAATTGTAGAttcggttgttttttttttttttttcccatggccCCAAATCCAAGACATAATAACTGGTGGACAGATGTCATAACTTTGGGGGCAGATTAAGAACTACCCTCGCCGTTCAGAGCTTGGGGTAGGGGAAAGCTCCAAGCAGCAATCGAGgggccaccattatatatgtttggattttatccaataccatccatccattttctcatattattttagattattagcCCAAAAATAGGACGTTCCACTTCTTTAGTCTTCTAAATCCTTTGTCCTTACTCTTGCAACCGTTCCTCTTCTCTCGACCTCCATTCTACTTTTGGCCTTCTTGATAGTGCCCTATCTTTCCGCTTGACCGATTTTCTCTCACTTGGACTTCTCTGCAGAATTGTATGTACAAAACTGGATGGAAAACTCCCTTAAGCCTCATTAGTGTAAACAATGTAAAAATGCTTCAGAAACTTCTTTGAGTTCGAGCCATGTGCAGTGCCTAGGTTTTGGATTATGTTGTTTCTAACCTTGGTTTTCACCTGACTCATTTAATGAGCAGAAGACTCTAATGAGGTAATTGGTGTGGGTGATTTACAATTGACTAACAGCtatgatgaaagatacacatcaaAGTGTCTCCCCACATAAACCAATGGTTGGTatccaattaccattgtttcctatggtgtggtccaattgagttatggatctggttAGTTTTTCCTTGGGGGAACCCAAATCCAACACATAGCCTGATGGAGagagtggatgttacatatataaCATTATGGCCCTACATAGGTTTAAGAGTCACATGTGTAAATTATGGGAGTCACTCATCAAAGTAGTcacaataatttttttaaaaaaaacaaaattttttaaaattcccttggtttaaaaaatttaaaagtgaAATTTGGGTTCCAATAGACGAAGACATTAATAACAAAATCCCGAATTTACCCTGTCTTGAACCAACCTTTTAATTTGGGTTCCAaaaatttccccaaatttcccCCTTTCCCTTTCCAATAAACCCTGGTTTGGGGTTAAAAACCTATtcagaatttaaaaaaattttcccTTTAAAAGTGTccagtttgaaaattttggccctaacttttagcaacgaaccaagaccgtcgctaataattttcccGCTTTATTAAAAATTTTCCCGCTAAAAGTTTTAgtaacgaatattttcgtcgctaaaaattttttttaaggctATGGCCGATACATTGTAAGGCTGCGGGACGAAGAGTTCACATCTTGGACATGTGTGCCATGTCCACGAGTACAGAATCATTGATAAGGGAAAGGAAAAGAGTTTCACACTCTAGCCTTTTtcccatttttaaaaaatgattgtTAATCTATTTTTTGGGACCAActttttaggtttgggtttttttcCCCccccaaaaagaataaaaaccaAATTTAAATTTGGGGGGTTGAAACCCTTCCCTTTCCTTGGGGgggaaaaaaattattaatttttttattaatcctccatacttaattttttaaattaccCAAAAAGGGAACCACCCTTTTTtccacctttttcctttttccaacctttttttggttttttttttttccgggccCCATTTTTAATTTTTCCCGGATGAAAGGGGATAAAAAACCCTTTGGGTGGGAAAAAAACCCCTAACCCCTttttgttaaaatttttttttttttccctttttttttttaatttttcccaaaatggatttttaaaaattttttttttctccccctAAATGGATTTAGGTACATAGGTTAGGCCTTGATTAGTTTCCTTTTAAAACCCAAAATTTGAGAATCTTTGAAGACTATTGTCTGTGTTTGCTTGAGTTATGGTTCAAATGGGAGGGtcccccaaaaaggtttttaaatgGTCCACACTCATtatcgaggcaataacaaaaaattcctaaaaaaatTTTGGGTAACCTTTAAAAAGggttattaattttaaatttttcccCAAAACCAATTTTAAATTTTTACCATTTTCCCTATTTTTTTCcccaattatttttttaaagtttttagcgtgtttaaattaaattttcaccattgaaaattaaAAAGGCCCCAAAAAAGGTTTAAAATCCTTGGTTTTTAACAACccgaaaattttgttttttttccccccaaAAAATTAAGGTTTTTTTTCCCAAAGGGGcccaaaaatttttaattttaaccttttggggaaaaaaaacccCTTTTCCAAAGGGGAAAGAAGACTTAAACCTTTTATTTTAAAGgatccccccccttttttttttttattttttttttaaccctttttgtcccttttttttttttttttaaaattaaatttggtTTTAGAGGACGGGTTAATTTTTTTACCTTTAGAGTTAAATGTTTGTAATGAACctataagttcttctactttcatctcatctataTTCTTACACTCTTCTATATAGATTATTTTGGGAGTGAACCTATTCGACAAGGATCTAAGAATTTTCGTGGATTTCAGTGCTATGGAAAATAAAAGTCGTGCGAACTTTGGAAATCTTGCAATATTTTGTGGAAAATTCTATTTTCCGATTATATTCTCCTGAATATTGCAAGGTTTATAGAATTTCCAAATTTTAATTTCCTGTGATTTTATTCTGAAATTATCAGGATTTTTATGAAAATAAATGTCTAAAAGTTTAAATAAATTCATTTTTACTAACATTTTGaaagtttaaaattatttattaatttataataaatatatattttttaaaatttatttccgATTCATGTTGTTGTTGTTTAATCGTATTTATTggataatttcatgatatttggtccaCCAAAACCAACAGTTTTTTACTTGCCATAAATGATCCAAAATCTATCTACTGATGCATCTGGGGATTAACAAGTGCTGATTCATGATCATTATTAGAGGAGTGCCTTCGGTTTCAAttaatatgtttatttttagttttctccTAGTGATCACAGGGTACCTTGCCAAAAAACCCcttttttttaaaccttttttCCCTTTGGGTTCCCTTCCTTATCCCTCTTTTGGTTCTTAACCCTTTTTCCGCCTTTTGCTTACTTATTTTCAATTTGAAAATTGGAAAATCCCTTAAccctttttaaaattaaaaatttaaattcttTTTCCTTTCCATTTTTTCAAGATTCCTCCTCACACCTGTTTTCATTGTCCTTATTACTTACTTTAATTTCCTAATTTGGGGATTTAAATTTAAAATGGAAAAACAAAAAGTTCCCCAAAAACCTGGGGTTCCAATTTTGTTTCCCCCaattggtttttttatttttccttgggGAACCCAAACCCAAAATGTGATGGGGGTTTTCATTTAAAAATTTCCCcaaattttggaattttttgggATAATTCGATTAAAAGGGGGGGAACTTCCCAACACCAAAAAACCATTTTTGTTGTTTTTCCCATCAATTTCCAATTTTTAATTTAACCAAAAAGGCCCCAAATAATATCTTCTCCAATtttctcatcatttttttttttttaatttttaacctaagatccatgtttgttatcTGCGTTATAAATTTagttacaaaagaaaaaaaattacaaatcttccctttttccttttttccctgGTTTAAAATGGGTCAAATTTTGGGGTTTTAACCTTTTTGAAAAAATCAGGGTTTCCTAAAAAAAATGGTTTGTCCCAATTTTTTCCTTTGAACCAATTTAagtgttcttttttttttggtctttcaagaaaatttccttgaaaaaaaaaactttttgaaaCCCCCTTTAAAAAAACCCCCTTTTTGAGGAAGTTGTTTAATCCaatgtatatttttcatattattttaattaaaaaaaggcTTCCCCACCAAATTTTTCCTTTCCTTAACCTTTTTTTCCACCTCCTTTTTTTGGCCTTTTGAATCCTACCCTTACCTTTTCCTTTGGCTTTTGGAATTTTTAAAATGGAAAACCCTTAATTTAAGTGTAaacaattaaaatttaaatttttattcgccttctcctttttttatttttttaatggttttcaAGTTTTAAACAAAATTTATTTCAGGGCAATTCTTTAAAAATATAAAGCAATCCTCATTGCGATGAATATTCATGCCTTATGGTCTATTGGTGgtttggatcttttttttttcccaaataaaataAAGGGGTTTTTTATAAATAGCAATAAATTTGGCCCATTTAAATTTGGGGAATTTAAAAGGGGAATCCCTTCCCAAAAAGGGGGGACCCAACCAAGGGCCctttatttttgatttttaaaTCCTTTAATTTTTCCCCTTTTAATTTAAaacccaaaaaattaaaaagttgaccacattacaggtGTGGatcgttttttttatttttttattttttttttaaccccctttccaatttcttaaattttaaaatttattaaaaagaaaaaaaataagaaatgaaaatttctaaattttttgtGGGCAAAATTTGATgggtaaatttttaaatttttactttaaaaaataGGGCCTAAAAAAAATGGTTTGTTCCCCCTTTGTTTCCtttttgatttgaaaattttgggttttttttcccATCGGCGTGGAATTAGTTTTAGGGGTTTGGGGAAATTTGGGAAAATCCGATTTTTCGGGTTTCACTTGAAAttggggaattttttttttttccaatgcccctttttaaatttttttaattttgccCAAAAAAGGGTTCCCCTTTAGTTTTAAATCCTTTTCCAGCccttcctctttcctttttttttttttaaggccctatttttttcctttttccaattttttttagcCCATCTTAAATATAGGAATATGACACAGGTAAACTGCACAATGGGATTAAATTTTTATTaccgttatttttttttttctaacccaTGTATAATACTAAATATCTAATAAATTGGGGggatttaaatttttaaaaagaaaaaaaggttagACTATTTATACAATTTCATATAAGATATGTTTTAATTGATCTTCTTACTTTGATCTTGttttaatataattaaacaaTAACCAGAAAATTATCATGATTGCTGCGATGATAAATGAAATAATTCCTTCCCAAACCCGGACTTAAAGTATTTGGGTTTTTAATGTTGAAATCAATTTCCCCTTCTTAATTTAAAAACCCAAAAGGCCCCAATCCtgggtttaaatttttttttaaaaattcctgccttttttttttttttttttccttcccccTTTTCCTTTTtccaacttttaaaatttttgcaaAATAAATACAAAATGATGAAAATTTCCCCAATTATTTTTGTAATGGTTTAAAATTGAGGCCGGGgcttaaatttaattttaaaaacccATTTTTCCCtttccaattttttttaatttttcctttttaacCAACTTTGAATTTAGACTTTTTTTTCCCCCCCaaaccaaaattaaaatttttctaatttgGGGGCAATTAAGAAACCCTGTTAGTTGGGGGGGAAACCAAATCCCCCTTTTAAAGTTTGGATTTTattgtaaattctttttttttttttgattaaaaaaataggGGTTCcaatttttctttaaatttttccTTAGCCCTTCCCCCCCCCCATTCTTTTTGGCCTTTTGATTGCCCTTTTTTGCCCTTTTTCCATTTTCTCAAATTAAAATGATTTAAACccattttaaaaaaggaaaattaaatttttttttttttgggattatttttttaatttgttttccCTGAGAAATAAAAGTTTGAAAGGTGTTGGGGTTTACAATTACTCCCTTGATGAAAAAAAAAGTGTTCCCCAAAAAAGGTTGGCCTTACCATTGTTTTAGGTTTCCAAGGTTTTCACCGGGCCCCCAAACCCAAAGGGTTTTTAAAATTACAATTTAATTTGGCCCTGTTTTTAGGTCAAGTTAAAATGGGGACTTCAAAAAGGTTACAAAGGGTTTGTGATTCCCAAAGGTTCCAAGCTTTTACCccttaatttaaaaaattttaccaATCCTCCATACCTTtaaatttggtttttttttcagaaaaatctgtccaatttttttttttaattttttaaattctctcctttttctttcaattttttttcccaaatttaTAAAATTTGTTCAAATGTCccaaaatttttcctttttttttttggccaatgGTTGGTatccaattaccattgtttcctatggtgtggtccaattgagttatggatctggttAGTTTTTCCTTGGGGGAACCCAAATCCAACACATAGCCTGATGGAGagagtggatgttacatatataaCATTATGGCCCTACATAGGTTTAAGAGTCACATGTGTAAATTATGGGAGTCACTCATCAAAGTAGTCACAATAGGGATGGGATGCACTTCCACACACAACACGGCACATATACATGCATGACTTTGACAGTTGCCATTAGATGTGTGCCAACATGCTTTAATTTCCAACTGCTCTTGGAATTCCTAACACAACAATCTCACCAGGTCAAGCCAGCCATGACCATCAGCAGGTCAAGTATCGTGGAACCGTTTATTTATGCAAAGGAGTTCGTGcactattttttattatttttattatttttattataaaataacaGTCCATGGAATCGCATCGGCAGCCGTCCCACCAAAGATGACAGAAAAAGAAGAGCATGGCAGCACCAACGACGCTAGTTTCCACATCCTGCAGCCCAATCGCGACCCTAAATCAAACTGGGCCGTTGATCTCACCAAGAACCTCAATGACTATCTTCTCAAGATCTGTTTTAAAGAAATCACAATTGAAGATGAAGGCGGCCACCCCTCCGTGAATTTTGCCGAAGGTCCCGTTCTTATTCGCATCCCCTTTGTTCTCATTGCTTTTTCCATGATTTCTCATTCCGTCAAGGGgttcttttgaaaattttcattttcctattttgtagctGCTCTGCTTTTTCAAGGTTCGATTCAGGTGTATAGTCGGAAAGTGGAATATCTATATTCTTTGGTTTTGCATGCGTTGGAGTTCATTTCTCAGAAGATGTTTGAATTCTGACTGGTGTTttgtttcctctttttttttttctttttctttttttaaaatttaatattttattagGTGCAAATGTATAGAAGGATTCCAAACATTTATTTGAATAATTCCCTGGATGAACtattttgaatattgattttggGAAGGAAAGGGGACTGGTTAATGCACTTTCCATTTTTCTGTGTTTCCCCAAAAACAGTGGAATGGTGTGTGATGCAACTGCGCCTCACCCAGACACCCATGTTTCATATGTATGCACAAGAAAATGACCAAACGGGGTCCACTTAATCACATGTGGTAAGAATTCCTATCTAAGTAGTTTTTATATGCatgattttattttagaaactctaTTATGAacatttccttatttgattactACAGTATCTTAGAAAGTCCAGCTGTATTAGAAGGCTTTATTTGTTGCCCCTGGAAAGTGTAGTTTTGTGAAGCGAAAAGGAAACTGTGCAGTCACCTCCATAAATATGGTTCGTAGCAACACACACTAATTAGAATGAAGTTTTTGTAGCTTTGTTTTTTTCATGGTAGGAGTATT is a genomic window containing:
- the LOC131256502 gene encoding condensin-2 complex subunit H2-like, whose protein sequence is MTEKEEHGSTNDASFHILQPNRDPKSNWAVDLTKNLNDYLLKICFKEITIEDEGGHPSVNFAEAALLFQGSIQVYSRKVEYLYSLVLHALEFISQKILDG